One stretch of Akkermansia massiliensis DNA includes these proteins:
- the rpoC gene encoding DNA-directed RNA polymerase subunit beta', which yields MSDTPTIREMHGLSDKPRTFDQVAITVADPDTIRSWSFGEVVNPETINYRTFKPEKGGLFCERIFGPTRDMECACGKYKRIKHKGITCDRCGVEVTNARVRRERMGHIELAVPVSHIWFYKCMPSRIGLMLDMTARHLERVIYYEDYIVVDPGSTPLEKGAILTEEEFRNAEDEYGYDSFEAGMGAEAIQKMLAAIDLPTLVADLQEQLDNTNSKQNKRKIAKRLKLAQGFLQSNTRPEWMILNVLPVIPPDLRPLVPLEGGRFATSDLNDLYRRVINRNNRLKTLLSLKTPEVIIRNEKRMLQEAVDALFDNGRHGRAVTGAGNRPLKSLSDMLKGKGGRFRQNLLGKRVDYSGRSVIVIGPELKLNQCGLPKKMALILFEPFIIHRLKELGYVHTVRSAKKLIDRKTPEVWDILEEVTKGHPVMLNRAPTLHRLSIQAFEPVLIEGSAIRLHPLVCNAYNADFDGDQMAVHVPLSVEAQMEARQLMLAPNNIFSPASGKPIATPTQDIILGAYFLTHTRAAEVQNNQDNHHHLPLFESIDEVEYAIAARKIGYHDWIRLHNPDYGKKPSEVVYGDVTKKVIITTAGRVRFNEIWPRELGYINRNVGKKQMGDIIWRCYQTVGKERTVQTLDALKNLGFKEATRSGCSIGIVDMVVPSQKKTEIEKAYAELDKVTRQYKNGIITDGERYQKVVDIWTQTTDVIQAALYRKLEHNEGSKMASPLFMMVDSGARGNKAQIKQLSGMRGLMAKPSGEIIERPITANFREGLSVLEYFISTHGARKGLADTALKTADSGYMTRKLVDVAQDVIVHAEDCGTSNGITVHAIYDGDEEVASLASRIYGRTSCERIVDPVSGEVIVDINDLINEKQAEQLEKIGIERLKIRSVLTCELKKGCCAKCYGLNLATGQEVKIGEAVGIIAAQSIGEPGTQLTMRTFHVGGTATTAFKQPIVKAKNDGRVIYTEDLRTVENADGNFVVLNKNCSVRIENEQGRELESYQPVIGTILYVPNGGTIKKDETLATWDPYNVPVIAEKGGIVEFKDMIVGITVSKETDRETGASSLVVMEHKQELHPQVVIRDAKTREVLAHHAIPAGANLTVKDGETISAGTMVAKTPRKVAKTKDITGGLPRVAELFEARKPKDACTIARVEGIVRLSSKNTSRGKKVITIETPTGELVDHLVPMNKHVIVHEDDHVHLGDQLTEGPVSPEEILDVCGKERLQEHLVNEVQEVYRLQGVEINDKHVEIIVRQMLRKVVITEPGNTEFLWGDQVDKTTFDRINEQTVAQGGQPAAAKPVLLGITKASLETESFISAASFQDTTRVLTEASTLGKTDTLEGFKENVIMGHLIPAGTGFSRYSKIEVEPAEGAEEIAAASEEEEAAELAEDMLNDTINFDNER from the coding sequence ATGTCTGATACCCCCACCATCAGGGAAATGCACGGTCTGAGCGACAAGCCCCGGACCTTTGACCAGGTTGCCATCACCGTGGCGGACCCGGATACCATCCGCAGCTGGTCCTTCGGTGAAGTCGTCAACCCGGAAACCATCAACTACCGCACGTTCAAGCCGGAAAAAGGCGGCCTGTTCTGCGAACGCATCTTCGGGCCCACCCGCGACATGGAATGCGCCTGCGGCAAGTACAAGCGCATCAAGCACAAGGGCATCACCTGCGACCGCTGCGGCGTGGAAGTAACCAACGCGCGCGTGCGCCGCGAACGCATGGGCCACATCGAACTGGCCGTTCCGGTTTCCCATATCTGGTTTTACAAATGCATGCCCAGCCGCATTGGCCTTATGCTGGACATGACAGCCCGCCATTTGGAACGCGTGATTTACTATGAAGACTACATCGTGGTAGATCCCGGCAGTACCCCTCTGGAAAAGGGGGCCATCCTGACGGAAGAAGAATTCCGCAATGCGGAAGACGAATACGGCTATGACAGCTTTGAAGCCGGCATGGGCGCGGAAGCCATCCAGAAAATGCTGGCGGCCATTGATCTGCCCACCCTCGTCGCGGATCTTCAGGAACAGCTGGACAATACCAACTCCAAACAGAACAAACGCAAGATTGCCAAGCGTCTGAAACTGGCCCAGGGGTTCCTTCAGTCCAACACACGCCCGGAATGGATGATTTTGAACGTTCTGCCCGTCATTCCTCCGGACCTGCGCCCGCTGGTTCCTCTGGAAGGCGGCCGTTTCGCAACGTCCGACCTGAATGACCTGTACCGCCGCGTCATCAACCGCAACAACCGCCTGAAAACCCTCCTGAGCCTCAAAACTCCGGAAGTCATCATCCGTAATGAAAAACGCATGCTTCAGGAAGCCGTGGATGCCCTGTTTGACAACGGCCGCCACGGCCGTGCCGTCACCGGCGCCGGCAACCGCCCCCTCAAATCCCTCTCCGACATGCTGAAGGGCAAGGGAGGCCGTTTCCGCCAGAACCTGCTCGGCAAGCGCGTGGACTACTCCGGCCGCTCCGTTATCGTCATCGGCCCGGAATTGAAACTCAACCAGTGCGGTCTTCCCAAGAAGATGGCGCTCATTCTGTTTGAACCCTTCATCATCCACCGTCTGAAAGAGCTGGGTTACGTGCACACGGTGCGCTCCGCCAAGAAGCTCATTGACCGCAAGACGCCGGAAGTGTGGGATATTCTGGAAGAAGTGACCAAGGGCCACCCGGTCATGCTCAACCGCGCGCCCACCCTGCACCGCCTCTCCATCCAAGCTTTTGAACCGGTTCTGATTGAAGGTTCCGCCATCCGTCTGCACCCGCTCGTCTGTAATGCGTACAACGCGGACTTCGACGGCGACCAGATGGCTGTGCACGTGCCTCTGTCCGTGGAAGCCCAGATGGAAGCCCGGCAGCTCATGCTGGCGCCCAATAATATTTTCTCCCCTGCTTCCGGCAAACCCATTGCCACACCCACGCAGGACATTATTCTGGGCGCGTACTTCCTGACGCACACCCGTGCTGCGGAAGTACAGAACAATCAGGATAATCATCACCATCTTCCCCTCTTCGAATCCATCGACGAGGTGGAATACGCCATTGCCGCCCGCAAAATCGGCTACCATGACTGGATCCGCCTGCACAACCCGGACTACGGCAAAAAGCCTTCCGAAGTAGTGTATGGGGATGTCACCAAGAAGGTTATCATCACTACTGCCGGACGCGTGCGTTTCAATGAAATCTGGCCCCGGGAACTCGGTTATATTAACCGCAACGTAGGCAAGAAACAGATGGGCGACATCATCTGGCGCTGCTACCAGACCGTCGGCAAGGAACGTACCGTGCAGACTCTGGACGCCCTGAAAAACCTGGGCTTCAAGGAAGCAACCCGTTCCGGCTGCTCCATCGGCATCGTGGACATGGTGGTTCCCTCCCAGAAAAAGACGGAAATTGAAAAAGCCTATGCGGAGCTGGACAAGGTGACCCGCCAGTATAAGAACGGTATTATCACGGATGGGGAACGCTACCAGAAGGTGGTGGACATCTGGACCCAGACTACGGATGTCATCCAGGCGGCTCTGTACCGCAAGCTGGAACACAACGAAGGCTCCAAGATGGCCAGCCCGCTCTTCATGATGGTGGACTCCGGAGCCCGAGGCAACAAGGCGCAGATCAAGCAGCTCTCCGGCATGCGCGGTTTGATGGCCAAGCCCAGCGGCGAAATTATCGAACGCCCCATCACGGCCAACTTCCGTGAAGGCCTTTCCGTGCTGGAATACTTCATCTCCACCCACGGCGCCCGCAAGGGTCTGGCAGACACCGCGCTGAAAACGGCGGACTCCGGCTACATGACCCGCAAACTCGTGGACGTGGCCCAGGATGTCATCGTCCATGCGGAAGATTGCGGCACCAGCAACGGCATCACCGTTCACGCCATCTATGACGGCGACGAAGAAGTGGCGTCCCTTGCCTCCCGTATCTACGGCCGGACTTCCTGCGAACGCATCGTTGACCCCGTCAGCGGCGAGGTTATCGTAGACATCAACGACCTCATTAACGAAAAGCAGGCGGAACAACTGGAAAAAATCGGCATTGAACGGCTGAAAATCCGCTCCGTACTCACCTGCGAACTCAAAAAGGGCTGCTGTGCCAAGTGCTACGGCCTGAACCTGGCCACCGGACAGGAAGTGAAGATCGGGGAAGCGGTCGGCATTATTGCCGCCCAGTCCATCGGCGAACCCGGCACGCAGCTCACCATGCGTACGTTCCACGTGGGCGGAACGGCTACCACGGCGTTCAAGCAGCCCATCGTGAAAGCCAAGAACGACGGCCGCGTTATCTACACGGAAGATCTCCGCACGGTGGAAAACGCAGACGGTAACTTCGTCGTCCTGAATAAAAACTGCTCCGTCCGCATCGAAAACGAACAGGGCCGCGAACTGGAATCCTACCAGCCCGTCATCGGCACCATCCTGTACGTGCCCAACGGCGGCACTATCAAGAAGGATGAAACCCTCGCCACCTGGGATCCGTACAATGTGCCCGTGATTGCAGAAAAGGGCGGCATCGTCGAATTCAAGGATATGATCGTCGGCATCACCGTTTCCAAGGAAACGGACCGGGAAACCGGTGCCTCCTCCCTTGTCGTGATGGAACACAAGCAGGAACTTCACCCGCAGGTGGTCATCCGCGATGCCAAGACCCGCGAAGTTCTGGCTCATCATGCCATTCCCGCAGGCGCCAACCTCACCGTGAAGGACGGAGAAACCATCTCCGCCGGCACAATGGTGGCCAAGACGCCCCGCAAGGTAGCCAAGACGAAGGACATCACCGGCGGTCTGCCCCGCGTGGCGGAATTGTTCGAAGCCCGCAAGCCCAAGGACGCCTGCACCATTGCACGCGTGGAAGGCATTGTGCGCCTCAGTAGCAAGAATACCTCCCGCGGCAAGAAGGTCATTACCATTGAAACACCCACGGGCGAACTGGTGGACCATCTGGTTCCGATGAACAAGCACGTTATCGTTCATGAAGACGACCATGTGCATCTGGGCGACCAGCTTACGGAAGGCCCCGTCTCTCCGGAAGAAATTCTGGATGTCTGCGGCAAGGAACGCCTTCAGGAACACCTCGTCAACGAAGTTCAGGAAGTGTACCGCCTCCAGGGTGTGGAAATCAACGACAAGCATGTGGAAATCATCGTGCGCCAGATGCTTCGCAAGGTAGTCATCACGGAACCCGGCAATACCGAATTCCTGTGGGGAGACCAGGTGGACAAGACTACGTTCGACCGCATCAATGAACAAACCGTAGCCCAGGGAGGCCAACCGGCCGCAGCCAAGCCCGTTCTGCTCGGCATCACGAAGGCCTCCCTGGAAACGGAATCCTTCATTTCCGCGGCATCCTTCCAGGATACCACGCGCGTTCTGACGGAAGCATCCACCCTCGGCAAGACCGATACGCTGGAAGGCTTCAAGGAAAACGTCATCATGGGCCACCTCATTCCCGCCGGCACCGGATTCTCCCGTTACAGCAAGATTGAAGTGGAACCCGCAGAGGGCGCAGAAGAAATCGCGGCGGCCAGCGAAGAAGAGGAAGCGGCGGAACTTGCCGAAGACATGTTGAACGATACCATCAACTTCGACAACGAACGCTAA
- a CDS encoding autotransporter outer membrane beta-barrel domain-containing protein, giving the protein MRLHLPITLLAAVLACYTSVSLAVPTSESPAWGANSTFNNNEPANEYSVTGSQSVNLDVNSGNNNYSTGLYIGAGSSFTINQNTNGACTINLNGAFAGEGNLTLVAANGNAGYASKFVLGSQESSFSGNIILSQKGTQPGGAILQITGTALANATVDLSGSINQSSSALTLQISNAASLAGLNDADGFSGTHKGRVQSANSSRANLTLTGNGNYTYGGSIGATTQHSGVNGNTTPTGGINLIMAGTGTQNLTGTVINANITAQGGTLKINNSSLAYSGIIIMAGGTLDFTSATLGANSVLNMNGTGILKNAAIDGAKLTYTESGSSFTKENVTFTSGTIDIGGALDSLVEGEQGYTFDLGNNLGTNFTVLGLETGQYRIEGSVLTIEGEAISSVTWVSAGEGGELEETVKNAFTLALGEGRAANVSLGYLNGTLTTSGDKVYQITNTGETKINLSGVYNSGATLPSGNLNYQGDIWMDINGGAFGIIAGGVTNEWSTKLQTSTLTGDTHVQLSGDATAEHVIGGNNKGASTTLTGNTNVTVKDNAIVAGAIIGGSTSAHNAVTTITGNTSVLVTNVQYSNTAQNLDGGLSNSYIIGGSSWSSNTTSGTTIQGSTSATINLNGITLSGTEEHNSFVKTIIGGSYGNVNNAGTVNNINGDTSVSIIGREGITFTGDIIGGSFENSGQAQYTIGGNSSISISGGSTFTGNIYGGSYSKVPGNTGSTMTTAGNITVELGTGTYRGNIYGAGNKGTAGGDVLVSLTGGSVFGAEGEQSGITIGGSAGAAVEGNRTLELKGTFGDADFQYASFTQFDKIDVTGEGSSATIYSLTESARLEKTGAGRLTLGANAAGAETILGGITEGISITEGSLNLSGAGGSHMKGDWSIASGSRLTGVSGTVTVGGENGLDSLSIALGTENIGRDTQASDAVISNGSGTGSDPNLSIEGEGLKLDLSNDAVVSLLLEHKTDDSSSYLTLTSGTLTVGDLGDVAFTTDLLSNYGIRVTGTDGGSLVLSGAATGLYRVQEEGGNAHEVNSYQTLSGYAGVVIGGGQTLTVNLAGAPGEADGQGAKINNLMGAAGSSLAVNNTGDGTAVVILNNKQMTTGEDDIDPAGQDTVMGGSITGGNNVAFIKEGTGTLTVGGTMDVETLALREGNIVLNGASNTLDTLTLEGGGLTINGNAEIETMTVTEAGGTLTIQGTFDLTGTSNINDGAITGTGSLRIREGAELALGGEARLDGISVTAEGTLALSGTESGTISSLSGSGTLSMNGGRLSISSATTSSGTFSGTLAGSGTLDISGQATQYLQTGNKDYDLAVRDGGVLVLKGTADAPTLNYNSITAGNNGTLRIEATGDAQGSANTTLNVENITFQNGSTTELIYNFNQDAPFGAPMLTAGTITVQDGAGFLLSNMEGNAAMNAGSDLHDVVLMSATGSISGLEDGQSLAARISGLFAVYYQDATLSRDGNDILLNATLRQENLFASAADTWNSAAGASLLWEARKNLDPDSQLAQFMNGVSTMINDGNLSGASRAMAAAAGSTVNALGTAQRDALRDQMGWIRNRTTLMGVNPAYVNDDLPRFHMWMEGTGSYAKLDTRGDESGYQLTTWGGTVGVDADLSDRLTVGAAFTAGYGDLTASAADSADGHLDSYYASLFGRYQNKRWAHTLILTGGWNDAKLNRTVNYGEGSYGTQGSTSGWGLGAMYELTYDIYLDENRSSVLQPLFNASVVTTRMDGYEETGAGNAGLNVGRQDWTTGTLALGGRWMGLVGSNIFGREALAEIRVNAAQDLGDRRGETNVSLLGNPGFAQSVRGAKTGTTALQLGAGLSVPVGTKGTIYVNGNADIRDGSSSVNGSVGYRYDF; this is encoded by the coding sequence ATGCGTCTCCATCTGCCTATTACCCTGCTGGCGGCTGTTCTGGCTTGTTACACCAGTGTTTCCCTGGCCGTCCCAACATCTGAATCCCCCGCATGGGGAGCGAACTCCACCTTTAATAACAATGAGCCCGCCAATGAGTATTCAGTTACTGGGAGCCAATCCGTCAACCTTGATGTAAATTCAGGAAACAACAATTATTCCACAGGACTTTATATCGGAGCAGGCTCCTCGTTTACCATTAATCAGAATACGAACGGCGCCTGTACCATCAATTTGAACGGGGCATTTGCCGGAGAAGGAAATTTGACGCTGGTAGCGGCTAACGGCAATGCCGGCTATGCCTCCAAGTTTGTGCTTGGTTCCCAGGAAAGCAGTTTTTCCGGGAACATTATCCTTTCCCAGAAGGGGACGCAGCCCGGCGGGGCCATTCTCCAGATTACGGGAACGGCTCTCGCCAACGCAACGGTAGATTTGTCAGGCTCAATCAATCAAAGTTCCAGCGCCCTGACGTTGCAAATTTCCAATGCCGCCTCTCTGGCCGGTTTAAATGATGCTGACGGCTTCAGCGGAACACATAAAGGACGCGTCCAGTCGGCTAATTCCTCCAGAGCGAATCTTACCCTGACGGGCAACGGAAATTACACGTATGGGGGAAGTATCGGGGCAACCACGCAGCATTCCGGAGTAAACGGCAACACTACTCCCACGGGAGGAATAAATCTGATTATGGCCGGAACAGGCACGCAAAACCTGACGGGAACCGTCATCAACGCGAATATTACGGCCCAAGGTGGCACCTTGAAAATCAACAATTCTTCCCTGGCCTATTCCGGAATAATCATCATGGCGGGAGGAACGCTGGATTTCACCTCCGCCACTCTGGGGGCAAATTCCGTTCTGAACATGAACGGCACCGGCATATTGAAAAACGCAGCAATTGACGGAGCCAAGCTAACTTATACGGAATCCGGTTCCTCCTTTACCAAGGAAAATGTAACTTTCACTTCAGGCACCATTGACATCGGCGGCGCGCTTGACAGCCTGGTAGAGGGAGAGCAGGGATACACGTTTGATTTAGGGAACAACCTTGGTACGAATTTTACCGTATTGGGCTTAGAGACAGGGCAATATAGAATAGAAGGCAGCGTGCTGACGATAGAAGGCGAGGCGATATCCAGCGTGACGTGGGTATCTGCGGGAGAAGGAGGGGAATTGGAAGAAACGGTCAAGAACGCCTTTACGCTGGCTCTTGGGGAGGGGAGAGCGGCCAACGTCAGCCTGGGATATCTGAACGGGACCCTGACGACCAGCGGGGACAAAGTCTATCAAATCACCAACACCGGCGAAACTAAAATCAACCTGTCCGGGGTATACAACAGCGGGGCGACCCTGCCGTCCGGCAACCTCAACTACCAGGGGGACATCTGGATGGACATCAACGGAGGAGCATTCGGCATCATCGCCGGAGGTGTCACCAATGAATGGAGCACCAAACTCCAGACCAGCACGCTGACTGGGGACACCCATGTGCAGCTTTCCGGCGACGCCACGGCGGAACACGTCATCGGCGGGAACAACAAGGGAGCGTCTACAACATTAACGGGAAACACCAACGTTACCGTCAAGGATAACGCCATCGTGGCGGGAGCCATCATCGGCGGGAGCACCTCCGCCCACAACGCCGTCACCACCATCACGGGCAACACGAGCGTGCTGGTAACCAATGTCCAATATTCCAACACGGCCCAGAACCTGGATGGGGGACTCTCCAACTCATACATCATCGGAGGAAGCTCCTGGTCAAGCAATACCACTTCCGGAACAACGATTCAAGGCAGCACGTCGGCTACAATCAACCTGAACGGAATCACGCTTTCCGGAACAGAGGAACACAACAGCTTCGTCAAAACAATCATTGGCGGCAGTTATGGCAATGTAAACAACGCCGGAACGGTCAACAACATCAACGGAGACACCTCCGTTTCCATCATCGGCAGGGAAGGAATCACCTTCACGGGGGACATCATTGGGGGTTCCTTTGAAAATTCAGGCCAGGCCCAATACACGATTGGAGGAAATTCCTCCATCTCCATTAGCGGAGGCTCCACCTTCACCGGCAACATCTACGGTGGCTCCTACTCCAAAGTGCCAGGAAACACAGGCAGCACCATGACCACTGCAGGCAATATCACGGTAGAACTCGGAACAGGCACCTACCGGGGAAACATTTATGGAGCAGGAAATAAAGGCACGGCAGGAGGCGACGTCCTCGTCTCGCTGACGGGAGGAAGCGTCTTTGGGGCGGAAGGGGAACAAAGCGGCATCACCATCGGCGGAAGCGCCGGAGCGGCGGTCGAAGGAAACAGGACGCTGGAGCTCAAGGGAACCTTTGGAGACGCGGACTTCCAGTACGCCTCCTTCACTCAATTTGACAAGATTGACGTTACCGGAGAAGGCTCCTCCGCTACCATTTATTCCCTGACGGAAAGCGCCAGGCTGGAAAAAACCGGGGCGGGTCGCCTGACGCTGGGGGCTAACGCCGCAGGGGCGGAAACCATCCTCGGCGGAATCACGGAAGGCATTTCCATCACGGAAGGCAGCCTGAACCTCTCCGGAGCCGGGGGCAGCCATATGAAGGGAGACTGGAGCATCGCCTCCGGTTCCCGTCTGACCGGAGTCAGCGGAACCGTCACCGTGGGTGGGGAAAACGGTCTGGACAGTCTGTCCATTGCCCTGGGAACGGAAAACATCGGCCGGGACACGCAGGCGTCTGACGCCGTCATCAGCAACGGCAGCGGAACGGGAAGCGACCCGAACCTGTCCATCGAAGGGGAAGGGCTGAAGCTGGACCTGAGCAACGACGCCGTCGTCAGCCTTCTGCTGGAACATAAAACCGACGACTCCTCCAGCTACCTGACCCTGACCAGCGGAACGCTGACCGTCGGCGACCTGGGCGACGTCGCCTTCACGACCGACCTTCTGTCCAACTACGGCATCCGGGTCACCGGAACGGACGGAGGCAGCCTGGTGCTCAGCGGAGCGGCCACCGGCCTCTACCGCGTGCAGGAGGAAGGAGGGAACGCCCATGAAGTCAACTCCTATCAAACGCTCTCCGGCTACGCCGGCGTCGTCATCGGCGGCGGCCAGACCCTGACGGTCAACCTGGCCGGAGCCCCGGGCGAAGCCGACGGACAGGGAGCTAAAATCAACAACCTGATGGGAGCCGCGGGCAGCAGCCTGGCCGTCAACAACACCGGAGACGGCACGGCCGTCGTCATCCTCAACAACAAACAAATGACGACGGGAGAAGACGACATCGACCCGGCCGGCCAGGACACCGTCATGGGCGGCAGCATCACGGGAGGCAACAACGTCGCCTTCATCAAGGAAGGAACCGGGACGCTGACGGTCGGAGGAACGATGGACGTGGAAACCCTCGCCCTGCGTGAAGGAAACATCGTCCTCAACGGCGCGTCAAACACCCTGGACACCCTCACTCTGGAAGGAGGCGGCCTGACCATTAACGGCAACGCCGAAATCGAAACCATGACCGTTACGGAAGCCGGAGGAACCCTGACCATTCAGGGAACTTTTGACCTGACCGGAACAAGCAATATCAACGACGGAGCCATCACCGGAACCGGCTCCCTCCGTATCCGGGAAGGAGCGGAACTGGCTCTGGGCGGAGAAGCCCGGCTGGACGGAATCTCCGTCACCGCCGAAGGCACGCTGGCCCTCTCCGGAACGGAATCCGGCACCATCAGCAGCCTCTCCGGCAGCGGCACCCTGTCCATGAACGGAGGCCGCCTCTCCATCTCCTCGGCAACAACCTCCTCCGGAACCTTCTCCGGCACGCTGGCAGGCAGCGGCACCCTGGACATCTCCGGGCAAGCCACCCAATACCTGCAAACCGGCAATAAGGACTACGACCTCGCCGTCCGTGACGGAGGCGTCCTGGTCCTGAAAGGCACCGCGGACGCCCCCACGCTGAACTACAACAGCATCACCGCCGGAAACAACGGCACCCTGCGTATTGAAGCCACCGGGGACGCCCAGGGCAGCGCCAACACCACGCTCAACGTGGAAAACATCACCTTCCAGAACGGCTCCACGACGGAACTAATCTACAACTTCAACCAGGACGCCCCCTTTGGCGCCCCCATGCTGACGGCGGGCACCATCACCGTGCAGGACGGAGCCGGCTTCCTCCTCTCCAACATGGAAGGAAACGCCGCCATGAACGCGGGGAGCGACCTCCATGACGTCGTCCTGATGAGCGCCACCGGCAGCATCAGCGGCCTGGAAGACGGGCAGAGCCTCGCCGCCCGGATATCCGGCCTCTTCGCCGTCTACTACCAGGACGCCACGCTGAGCCGCGACGGAAACGACATCCTGCTCAATGCCACACTCCGGCAGGAAAACCTCTTCGCCTCCGCGGCCGACACGTGGAACTCCGCCGCCGGAGCCAGCCTGCTCTGGGAAGCCCGCAAAAACCTGGACCCCGACTCCCAGCTGGCCCAATTCATGAACGGCGTCAGCACCATGATCAATGACGGCAACCTCTCCGGAGCCTCCCGCGCCATGGCGGCGGCAGCTGGGAGCACGGTCAACGCGCTTGGGACGGCACAGAGGGACGCCCTGCGCGACCAGATGGGCTGGATCAGGAACCGGACCACCCTCATGGGCGTCAACCCGGCCTACGTCAACGACGACCTCCCCCGCTTCCACATGTGGATGGAAGGCACGGGCTCCTACGCCAAGCTCGACACCCGCGGGGATGAAAGCGGCTACCAGCTCACCACCTGGGGAGGCACCGTGGGCGTGGACGCGGACCTCAGCGACCGCCTCACGGTGGGAGCGGCCTTCACGGCCGGCTACGGCGACCTGACGGCCAGCGCGGCGGACAGCGCCGACGGACACCTGGACAGCTACTACGCCAGCCTCTTCGGGCGCTACCAGAACAAACGCTGGGCGCACACGCTCATCCTGACGGGAGGGTGGAACGACGCGAAACTCAACCGTACGGTCAACTACGGGGAAGGAAGCTACGGGACGCAGGGAAGCACCAGCGGGTGGGGTCTTGGAGCGATGTACGAACTCACCTACGACATCTACCTTGACGAAAACCGCAGCAGCGTGCTGCAGCCGCTGTTCAACGCCTCGGTGGTGACGACGCGGATGGACGGCTATGAGGAAACGGGTGCGGGCAACGCGGGCCTGAACGTCGGCCGGCAGGACTGGACGACGGGGACGCTGGCGCTGGGCGGCCGGTGGATGGGCCTGGTGGGCAGCAACATCTTCGGACGAGAAGCGCTGGCGGAAATCCGCGTAAACGCGGCGCAGGACCTGGGAGACCGGAGAGGGGAAACGAACGTCTCCCTGCTGGGCAACCCCGGCTTCGCGCAAAGCGTGAGAGGGGCGAAAACGGGAACGACGGCGCTGCAGCTGGGAGCGGGGTTAAGCGTGCCGGTGGGAACGAAGGGAACCATCTACGTGAACGGGAACGCGGACATCCGTGACGGGTCCAGCTCGGTCAACGGAAGCGTCGGCTACCGCTACGACTTCTAA